The Micromonospora krabiensis genome window below encodes:
- a CDS encoding inositol monophosphatase family protein, with the protein MGSPPMIDGAFARWLAARAGQALLALRAETGFGDPGALRSAGDKVAHDLIRTELARWRPGDAVLSEEDEGARLAWAAEVNEAAVSRLTADRVWIVDPLDGTREFAEDGRTDWAVHVALWSRHAASPHGLVAGAVGLPAQHRVLATDYPPAYPPMTVEAATAGRRMIRLAASRSRPPVFLTDLAEDVGAHLVPMGSAGAKIAAVVTGEVDGYIHAGGQYEWDSAAPVAVATATGLHASRIDGSALKYNEADPRLPDLLVCRKDLAPRLLAALQRHSG; encoded by the coding sequence ATGGGCAGTCCACCGATGATCGACGGCGCGTTCGCCCGGTGGCTCGCCGCGCGGGCGGGTCAGGCGTTGCTCGCCCTGCGGGCGGAGACCGGGTTCGGTGACCCGGGTGCGTTGCGGTCGGCGGGGGACAAGGTCGCGCACGACCTGATCCGCACGGAGTTGGCGAGGTGGCGGCCGGGCGACGCGGTGCTCTCCGAGGAGGACGAGGGCGCGCGGTTGGCGTGGGCGGCGGAGGTCAACGAGGCGGCGGTGTCGCGGTTGACCGCCGACCGGGTGTGGATCGTCGACCCGCTGGACGGCACCCGGGAGTTCGCCGAGGACGGGCGTACGGACTGGGCGGTGCATGTGGCGCTCTGGTCGCGGCACGCGGCGAGCCCGCACGGGCTGGTCGCGGGCGCGGTGGGGTTGCCGGCGCAGCACCGGGTGCTGGCGACGGACTATCCGCCGGCGTACCCGCCGATGACGGTGGAGGCGGCGACGGCGGGCCGGCGGATGATCCGGCTCGCGGCGAGCCGGAGCCGTCCGCCGGTGTTCCTCACCGACCTGGCGGAGGACGTGGGCGCGCATCTGGTGCCGATGGGGTCGGCCGGTGCGAAGATCGCCGCGGTGGTCACGGGCGAGGTGGACGGGTACATCCACGCCGGCGGGCAGTACGAGTGGGACTCGGCGGCGCCGGTGGCTGTGGCGACGGCCACCGGGCTGCACGCTTCCCGGATCGATGGTTCTGCGCTGAAATACAACGAAGCGGATCCACGCCTGCCGGACCTGTTGGTCTGTCGCAAGGATCTCGCTCCCCGGTTGCTTGCGGCGCTGCAGAGACATTCCGGGTAG